ACGCCGCCGCTCGCGGGTGACGATGCGAATCGTGACGCGGCCACCGGCGCGGCATTCCAGGGCCTGCAAGTTCAACTCGTCGGCGATCTCGGCGCCGGCAAAACCACACTCGTCCGCGCGACCTTGCGCGGCCTCGGCCACGCCGGCCGCGTGCGCAGTCCGACGTATACGCTCGTCGAACCGTACGTGCTCGAACGGCCGGCCGGGGAACTCGCGCTCTATCACTTCGATCTGTACAGATTCAGCGATCCGGCCGAATGGGCCGATGCGGGCTTTCGGGAATATTTCGACAGCGGCGCAATCTGCCTCGTCGAATGGCCGCAACGCGCGGGGTCGCTGCTGGGCGTGCCGGATCTCGTCTTCTCGCTCGATCTGGACACCACCGGCGAAGGCCGCGTACTCGTCGCACGCGCTTACAGCGAATCAGGAAAGGCATGTCTCGAAAGATGTTGATCAAACCGTTCCGCTCGATCGAATCGGCGGCTACCGCAACGCATAACTGGCGGCGCCGGCAGATTCTGCGCGCGGGCGCCTCCACGCTCGTGCTCGGCCTCGTCGCACCGCGTCTCGCGTGGGCCAGCTCGGTGCTCGGCGTGCGGGTCTGGCCGGCGCGCGACTACACGCGCGTGACGATCGAATCCGATCAGCCGTTGCAGAACGCCCAGCAACTGCTGCAGGGGCCGGACCGGCTGGTGGTCGACCTGAGCGGCCTCGATCTCGACCAGGCATTGAAGGATCTGGTGTCGAAGATCACGCCGAACGATCCGCAGATTTCGTCGGTGCGGGTCGGCCAGTATCAGCCGCACGTGGTGCGCATGGTGTTCGACCTGAAGGGTTCGGTGAAGCCGCAGGTGTTCACGCTGCCGCCGGTCGGCGCGTACAAGTACCGGCTGGTGTTCGACCTGTATCCGGCAGTCGCACCCGATCCGCTGATGGACCTGCTCGCGCAGAGCGAGCGCAAGCAGCAGACGTTGAACGACACGCCCCAGCCTCCGCCGCCGGCCACGCTCAGCGGCCCCGGCACGACGCCGCCCACGGCCGACAACAGCGAGGCGTTTTTCGAGCGCTACGCACAGAACGGCGCGCAGAACGGCGGCGGCATGTCGAACGGCGTGCCGCGTCCGCCGGTGCACGTCGCGCCGACGCCGATGCCGCCGATCATCGGCAAGAACACGCCGACATCGCCGGTAGCGCCGCCCGCCGCGATCGCACGCAACAAGGGCAACGCGGGCAACGCGGGCAACAGCGGCGGCAGCACGCTGGGCACGGACGACGACAACGGCGGCGACGATACCTACGCGTTCACCGCGCCCAAATCCGGCAAGAGCAACACGGTGCGGCTGCTGACCGTCGCGATCGATCCGGGTCACGGCGGCGAGGACCCGGGCGCGATCGGCGGCTCGGGCACGTACGAGAAACACGTCGCGCTCGACATCGCGAAGAAGCTGCGCGCGAAGATCGACGCCCAACCCAACATGCGCGCCATGATGACGCGCGACGCCGACTTCTTCGTGCCGCTGAACGTGCGCGTGCAGAAGGCGCGGCGCGTCGGCGCGGACCTGTTCGTGTCGATTCACGCGGACGCGTTCACCACGCCGGAAGCGAAAGGCTCGTCGGTGTTCGCGCTGTCGGAGCACGGCGCGTCGAGCGCCGCCGCGCGCTGGATGGCGAACAAGGAAAACTCGTCGGACCAGATCGGCGGCATCAACATCAAATCCGCCGATGCGACCGTCAACCGCGCGCTGTTCGATATGTCGACCACCGCGCAGATCCGCGATTCGATGCGCTACGGCAACTTCGTGCTGAAGGAAATCGGCGGCATCAACAAGCTGCACAAGGGCTCGGTCGAGCAGGCCGGGTTCGCGGTGCTGAAGGCGCCGGACATTCCGTCGATCCTGGTGGAGACGGCCTTCATCAGCAACCCGGACGAAGAGCGCCGCCTGAACGACGACGCCTACCGCGACAAGATGGCCGACGCGATCATGAACGGCATCAAGCGTTATTTCGCGGCGAATCCTCCGCTCGCGAAGAATCGCATGACCTGAGCGTGCGCGGCGAAAGCCGCTCGACGACCCAGCCGCCGAACACGTTCACGGCGAGCCCTGCCATCACCAGCAGCGCGCCGGCCACCTGCACGGCCGACAGCCGCTCGTCGAGAAACAGCGACGCCGACGCCAGTCCGACGATCGGCACCAGCAACGAAAACGGCGCGACCTGGCTTGCCGGGTAGCGCGACAGCAGACGGCTCCACAAGCTGTAGCCG
The sequence above is a segment of the Paraburkholderia sp. D15 genome. Coding sequences within it:
- the tsaE gene encoding tRNA (adenosine(37)-N6)-threonylcarbamoyltransferase complex ATPase subunit type 1 TsaE is translated as MPVNPDHAIQPPAAVLVERTFALADEAATLAFGERFAHAIESVRGATPPLAGDDANRDAATGAAFQGLQVQLVGDLGAGKTTLVRATLRGLGHAGRVRSPTYTLVEPYVLERPAGELALYHFDLYRFSDPAEWADAGFREYFDSGAICLVEWPQRAGSLLGVPDLVFSLDLDTTGEGRVLVARAYSESGKACLERC
- a CDS encoding N-acetylmuramoyl-L-alanine amidase, whose protein sequence is MSRKMLIKPFRSIESAATATHNWRRRQILRAGASTLVLGLVAPRLAWASSVLGVRVWPARDYTRVTIESDQPLQNAQQLLQGPDRLVVDLSGLDLDQALKDLVSKITPNDPQISSVRVGQYQPHVVRMVFDLKGSVKPQVFTLPPVGAYKYRLVFDLYPAVAPDPLMDLLAQSERKQQTLNDTPQPPPPATLSGPGTTPPTADNSEAFFERYAQNGAQNGGGMSNGVPRPPVHVAPTPMPPIIGKNTPTSPVAPPAAIARNKGNAGNAGNSGGSTLGTDDDNGGDDTYAFTAPKSGKSNTVRLLTVAIDPGHGGEDPGAIGGSGTYEKHVALDIAKKLRAKIDAQPNMRAMMTRDADFFVPLNVRVQKARRVGADLFVSIHADAFTTPEAKGSSVFALSEHGASSAAARWMANKENSSDQIGGINIKSADATVNRALFDMSTTAQIRDSMRYGNFVLKEIGGINKLHKGSVEQAGFAVLKAPDIPSILVETAFISNPDEERRLNDDAYRDKMADAIMNGIKRYFAANPPLAKNRMT